A stretch of the Tardiphaga sp. 709 genome encodes the following:
- a CDS encoding formate dehydrogenase subunit delta, whose product MDTHTSTSPDRLIYMANQIGDFFNSQGHDHAVAGIAEHIKKFWDPRMRKKIFEHLDAGGAGLKPNVLEAIASLKK is encoded by the coding sequence ATGGACACCCACACATCGACGTCGCCTGACCGGCTGATCTATATGGCCAACCAGATCGGCGACTTCTTCAACAGCCAGGGCCACGATCACGCCGTGGCCGGCATTGCCGAGCACATCAAGAAGTTCTGGGATCCGCGCATGCGGAAGAAGATCTTCGAACATCTGGATGCGGGCGGCGCCGGGCTGAAGCCGAACGTCCTCGAGGCGATCGCGTCGCTGAAGAAGTAG
- a CDS encoding peptidylprolyl isomerase, whose protein sequence is MTFVSPALKPGLRPGRTLAALTGAVAVAFLTSFPVYAQDANPVLAKVNGQEIRQSDVTIAEEELGPSLAQMDPATRKDNVLSFLIDMKIVAKAAEDKKIADREDFKSKLAFARNRLLMDNLLAVEGKEALTDDNMKKVYEDAAKQITGEAEVHARHILVESEAEAKTVADELKKGADFAELAKKKSKDPGAADGGDLGFFTKDQMVPEFSAVAFALEPGKISDPVKSQFGWHIIKVEEKRNRKAPEFEQVKPQIEQYVVRKAQADYVTKLREGAKVERLDQAAAKPTDAAPAAPAAKDAPKPADSKMAPAKK, encoded by the coding sequence ATGACCTTCGTATCGCCCGCTCTTAAGCCGGGCCTGCGCCCGGGCCGCACCCTGGCTGCCCTGACTGGCGCCGTTGCGGTGGCCTTCCTCACCAGTTTCCCGGTTTACGCGCAGGACGCCAATCCGGTCCTCGCCAAGGTCAACGGCCAGGAAATCCGTCAGAGCGACGTCACCATTGCCGAGGAAGAACTCGGTCCGAGCCTTGCCCAGATGGATCCTGCGACCCGGAAGGACAATGTGCTGTCGTTCCTGATCGACATGAAGATCGTCGCCAAGGCGGCCGAGGACAAGAAGATCGCCGATCGTGAGGACTTCAAGTCCAAGCTGGCCTTCGCCCGTAACCGTCTGCTGATGGACAACCTCCTGGCCGTCGAGGGCAAGGAAGCCCTGACCGACGACAACATGAAGAAGGTCTATGAGGACGCGGCCAAGCAGATCACCGGCGAAGCCGAAGTCCATGCCCGCCACATCCTGGTGGAGAGCGAGGCCGAGGCCAAGACGGTCGCCGACGAGCTGAAGAAGGGCGCCGATTTCGCCGAACTCGCCAAGAAGAAGTCGAAGGATCCGGGCGCGGCTGATGGCGGCGATCTGGGTTTCTTCACCAAGGACCAGATGGTGCCGGAATTCTCCGCCGTCGCCTTCGCGCTGGAGCCGGGCAAGATCTCGGACCCCGTGAAGTCGCAGTTCGGCTGGCACATCATCAAGGTCGAGGAAAAGCGCAACCGCAAGGCGCCGGAATTCGAGCAGGTGAAGCCGCAGATCGAGCAGTATGTGGTGCGCAAGGCGCAGGCTGACTACGTCACCAAGCTGCGCGAAGGTGCCAAGGTTGAGCGGCTGGATCAGGCTGCTGCGAAGCCCACGGACGCTGCTCCGGCAGCCCCGGCCGCCAAGGACGCGCCGAAGCCGGCCGACAGCAAGATGGCCCCGGCCAAGAAGTAA
- a CDS encoding J domain-containing protein has protein sequence MPIDSSKFFDSIRIKPNKLSAKQQAAAREEAIMCEWPECKNKGPHRAPKGRAQDKEYWHFCLNHVREYNQGYNFFQGMAPDAVAKYQKDALTGHRPTWKMGANGSPDKAKAQPDLDGAIDPFAMFNEMNGMGMGRGRARKPQQPIKEETRKIFNAERKALQVMGLGPSATLDDVKAQYKALVKQHHPDANGGDRSTEDRLIEIIKAYNYLKTVVRGS, from the coding sequence ATGCCCATCGACTCATCCAAATTCTTCGACAGCATCCGTATCAAGCCGAACAAGCTGAGCGCGAAGCAGCAGGCCGCTGCGCGCGAGGAAGCTATTATGTGCGAATGGCCCGAGTGCAAGAACAAGGGTCCGCACCGCGCCCCCAAGGGCCGCGCGCAGGACAAGGAATACTGGCACTTCTGCCTGAACCACGTCCGCGAATACAATCAGGGCTACAACTTCTTCCAGGGCATGGCCCCGGACGCGGTCGCCAAGTACCAGAAAGACGCGCTGACCGGCCATCGTCCGACCTGGAAGATGGGTGCCAACGGCTCTCCGGACAAAGCTAAGGCGCAGCCCGACCTCGACGGCGCGATCGATCCCTTCGCCATGTTCAACGAGATGAACGGTATGGGCATGGGCCGCGGCCGGGCCCGCAAGCCGCAGCAGCCGATCAAGGAAGAGACCCGCAAGATCTTCAATGCCGAGCGCAAGGCGCTGCAGGTCATGGGTCTCGGCCCCAGTGCCACGCTCGACGACGTCAAGGCGCAGTACAAGGCGCTAGTGAAGCAGCATCACCCCGACGCCAATGGCGGCGACCGCTCCACCGAGGACCGGTTGATCGAAATCATCAAGGCTTACAACTACTTGAAGACCGTGGTCCGGGGCTCGTAA
- a CDS encoding GlxA family transcriptional regulator, with protein MQRIGLVVSPGCSPISFAALSVFELANVFADTPPYDLRILSETGGAVGMSLGMCVTTEAFADGAYDTLIVGGGLTVETSPPGLVDFMREAPERARRVAAICVGAFVLAEAGVLDGRRATTHWAYARDMQRQYPKVKVEEDRIFICDDTVWTSAGMTAGIDLALALVEADLGADVARNIARKMVMYHRRAGGQSQFSALLELSPKSDRIQNAIAFARDNLQKPLTVNDLADAASLSPRQFSRAFHAETGQSPAKAIEHLRLEAARLMMEQSRHPIDTVAQQTGFADRDRMRRAFLRAYGQPPQVIRRNARSQMDA; from the coding sequence ATGCAGCGCATCGGTTTGGTCGTATCGCCCGGCTGTTCGCCGATCAGCTTCGCTGCATTGTCAGTATTCGAGCTGGCCAACGTGTTCGCTGATACGCCGCCCTATGACCTGCGCATTCTGTCGGAGACGGGCGGTGCGGTCGGCATGTCGCTGGGCATGTGCGTGACCACTGAGGCGTTCGCTGACGGCGCTTACGATACGCTGATCGTCGGCGGCGGACTCACGGTCGAGACGTCGCCTCCCGGATTGGTCGACTTCATGCGAGAGGCGCCGGAACGGGCGCGTCGGGTTGCCGCGATTTGCGTCGGGGCCTTCGTGCTTGCCGAAGCGGGTGTGCTCGATGGCCGGCGCGCGACAACGCATTGGGCCTATGCCCGCGACATGCAGAGACAGTATCCGAAAGTGAAGGTCGAGGAGGATCGCATCTTCATCTGCGACGACACCGTCTGGACATCTGCTGGCATGACAGCGGGCATCGATCTTGCGCTCGCTCTGGTCGAAGCCGATCTCGGAGCTGACGTGGCGCGCAACATCGCGCGTAAAATGGTGATGTATCACCGTCGCGCGGGCGGTCAGTCGCAGTTCTCGGCGTTGCTGGAATTGTCGCCAAAATCGGATCGCATCCAGAATGCAATCGCCTTTGCCCGGGACAACCTGCAGAAGCCGCTGACTGTGAATGATCTCGCCGATGCGGCCAGTCTCAGCCCGCGCCAGTTTAGCCGCGCCTTTCATGCGGAGACCGGTCAATCACCCGCAAAGGCGATCGAGCACCTGCGATTGGAGGCCGCGCGGCTGATGATGGAGCAGAGCCGGCATCCCATCGACACCGTCGCGCAGCAGACGGGGTTTGCCGATCGTGACCGCATGCGCCGCGCATTTCTGCGTGCCTATGGCCAGCCGCCGCAGGTCATTCGTCGCAATGCACGGTCGCAGATGGACGCGTGA
- the fdhD gene encoding formate dehydrogenase accessory sulfurtransferase FdhD gives MHEPVRSAPRKIWRQSGVSEGLRAVPEETALAITYNGGTYAVMMGTPQDYRDFAYGFSLSEGVVTSIDEIESFEAVEFDDGVELRMWLAGEKAESISARRRQIAGPTGCGLCGIDSISEAVKPAAIVAPGGMFSFDQIMAAMETLSPLQKVNIQTRAVHAAAFWTPADGIVALREDVGRHNALDKLAGALAQAKVDAGQGMVLLTSRVSVEMVQKTAAIGAPLMVSVSAPTALAIRMAKAAGITLAAIARSDGFEVFTHQHRVRQHGVTADASGQEHGHPHIDVA, from the coding sequence ATGCACGAGCCGGTTCGCTCAGCCCCCCGCAAGATCTGGCGCCAGTCCGGCGTCAGCGAGGGGCTGCGCGCGGTGCCGGAAGAGACCGCGCTGGCGATCACCTATAATGGCGGCACCTATGCCGTCATGATGGGGACGCCGCAGGACTATCGCGACTTCGCCTATGGCTTCAGCCTGAGCGAAGGCGTGGTCACCTCGATCGACGAGATCGAGAGTTTCGAGGCCGTTGAATTCGACGATGGCGTTGAGCTGCGGATGTGGCTCGCAGGCGAGAAGGCCGAGAGCATCAGCGCACGGCGCCGGCAGATCGCCGGGCCGACGGGCTGCGGGTTGTGTGGCATCGACTCGATCTCGGAAGCCGTTAAGCCGGCGGCCATCGTCGCGCCCGGCGGCATGTTCTCCTTCGACCAGATCATGGCGGCGATGGAGACGCTGTCGCCGCTGCAGAAGGTCAACATCCAGACCCGCGCCGTGCACGCCGCGGCGTTCTGGACGCCGGCCGACGGCATCGTCGCGTTGCGTGAGGATGTCGGCCGTCACAATGCGCTCGACAAACTGGCCGGCGCGCTGGCGCAGGCCAAGGTTGATGCAGGGCAGGGCATGGTGCTGCTCACCAGCCGCGTCTCTGTCGAGATGGTGCAGAAGACCGCCGCCATCGGCGCGCCGCTCATGGTGTCGGTCTCGGCACCCACCGCGCTGGCCATCCGCATGGCGAAAGCCGCAGGCATTACGTTGGCCGCGATCGCGCGCAGCGACGGGTTCGAAGTTTTCACACATCAGCACCGCGTGCGTCAGCACGGCGTCACCGCGGATGCATCAGGGCAAGAGCATGGACACCCACACATCGACGTCGCCTGA
- a CDS encoding SDR family oxidoreductase: MTVSHQGTALITGASTGIGAVYADRLAKRGYDLILVARNQDKLTALAKRLSGETGRSVRTLAADLGQKADLAKVEAVLRDDASITMLVNNAGFGAVAPLLNADVDKMEDMITLNVTALTRLTYAAVPGFVARNKGTIINISSIVGIAAEMLNGVYGASKAYVLSFSHSLVHELVDKGVHVQAVLPGATATEFWDIAGFPHQNMDQAIVMHVNDMVDAALAGLDQGERVTIPGLQNGDDWTSFEADRRTLSAKFGHSKPAPRYRVKVPA, encoded by the coding sequence ATGACTGTTTCACATCAGGGCACGGCACTGATTACCGGCGCTTCGACGGGCATTGGCGCCGTCTATGCGGACCGGCTGGCCAAGCGCGGCTACGACCTCATTCTGGTGGCGCGCAATCAGGACAAGCTCACGGCACTCGCCAAACGGCTGTCCGGTGAGACGGGACGATCGGTCCGCACGCTCGCCGCCGATCTCGGCCAAAAGGCCGATCTCGCCAAGGTCGAAGCTGTGCTGCGCGACGATGCGAGCATCACGATGTTGGTCAACAATGCCGGATTCGGCGCAGTGGCGCCGTTGCTCAATGCCGATGTCGACAAAATGGAAGACATGATCACGCTGAACGTCACCGCGCTGACGCGACTGACTTATGCCGCCGTGCCCGGCTTCGTTGCGCGCAACAAAGGCACGATCATCAACATCTCGTCGATCGTCGGCATTGCCGCGGAGATGCTCAATGGCGTCTACGGAGCGAGCAAGGCCTATGTGCTCAGTTTCAGCCACTCGCTGGTGCATGAACTGGTCGATAAGGGAGTCCACGTACAGGCGGTGTTACCGGGTGCAACGGCGACGGAGTTCTGGGATATCGCGGGCTTCCCGCACCAGAATATGGACCAGGCCATCGTCATGCATGTGAACGACATGGTTGATGCGGCGCTGGCTGGCCTCGATCAGGGCGAACGCGTCACCATTCCGGGGCTGCAGAACGGCGACGATTGGACCAGTTTTGAGGCGGATCGCCGCACGCTATCGGCGAAGTTTGGTCATTCGAAGCCGGCGCCGCGCTATCGGGTGAAAGTGCCAGCATAA
- a CDS encoding murein L,D-transpeptidase family protein, with protein MKHRSLVRALLTSVVLATGVVLAGCNGEDMSLASNAKANQPVPPKLVAEMTEKDMDLQSPMLVRVFKQEAELEVWKQNRSGQFALLKTYPICRWSGDLGPKVKEGDRQAPEGFYSITPAQMNPRSSYYLSFNTGFPNAFDKSLGRTGSQLMVHGDCSSRGCFAMTDEQIAEIYSLGRESFFGGQRSFQFAAFPFKMTPVNMAKHRNNPNMPFWKMIKQGYDHFEVTRQEPKVEFCENKYVFDPAAPAGSTKPLVFNASAKCPVYQIPSEIADAVSAKQAQDDAKIAELVAKGTPVAQRRPDIDGGMNRVFASKLPDGATGLSDPEPPGVQTAAYSRAPGTIPPHVNPPKATAAATTSYSASLFAASEEPVVAVPSTRVASASSDGGFFSNLAKKVGIGGSETTATATTAPAVPVPTPAAKPKAVASKAGPSPAPATPASVAAAKPAAAPAPLVATARPPLKPTLSAEPSAPASGGGTGAVLSGAAPVVSANSFSDRFSAMR; from the coding sequence TTGAAACATCGCTCGCTTGTTCGCGCGCTGCTGACGTCGGTCGTACTTGCGACAGGCGTGGTGCTGGCCGGCTGCAACGGCGAAGACATGTCGCTCGCCAGCAACGCGAAGGCCAACCAGCCCGTTCCGCCCAAGCTCGTCGCCGAGATGACTGAAAAGGACATGGACCTGCAGTCGCCGATGCTGGTCCGTGTGTTCAAGCAGGAAGCCGAACTCGAAGTCTGGAAGCAGAATCGCTCCGGCCAGTTCGCGCTGCTGAAGACCTATCCGATCTGCCGCTGGTCCGGCGATCTCGGTCCGAAGGTCAAGGAAGGCGATCGTCAGGCACCGGAAGGTTTTTATTCGATCACGCCGGCGCAGATGAATCCGCGCTCGTCCTACTATCTCTCGTTCAATACCGGTTTCCCCAACGCCTTCGACAAGTCGCTGGGACGCACCGGTTCGCAGTTGATGGTGCATGGCGATTGCTCGTCGCGCGGCTGTTTTGCCATGACCGACGAACAGATCGCCGAGATCTATTCGCTGGGTCGTGAATCCTTCTTCGGCGGGCAGCGTTCGTTCCAGTTCGCCGCGTTTCCGTTCAAGATGACGCCGGTCAACATGGCTAAGCATCGCAACAACCCGAACATGCCGTTCTGGAAGATGATCAAGCAGGGCTATGATCATTTCGAAGTGACGCGGCAGGAGCCGAAGGTCGAGTTCTGCGAGAACAAGTATGTGTTCGATCCGGCCGCGCCTGCAGGATCCACCAAGCCGCTGGTGTTCAATGCCTCGGCCAAGTGCCCGGTCTACCAGATCCCGTCCGAGATCGCCGATGCCGTCAGTGCCAAGCAGGCACAGGATGATGCGAAGATTGCCGAACTGGTTGCCAAGGGCACGCCGGTCGCACAGCGCCGTCCCGATATCGACGGCGGCATGAATCGCGTCTTTGCTTCTAAGCTGCCCGATGGCGCCACCGGCCTGTCGGATCCGGAGCCGCCGGGCGTGCAGACCGCTGCCTATTCGCGCGCGCCGGGCACCATTCCGCCGCACGTCAATCCGCCGAAGGCTACCGCTGCAGCGACAACCTCCTATTCGGCGTCGCTGTTCGCAGCATCGGAAGAACCCGTCGTCGCCGTGCCCTCCACGCGTGTTGCGTCGGCCTCGTCGGATGGTGGCTTCTTCAGCAATCTCGCCAAGAAGGTCGGTATCGGCGGCTCGGAAACGACCGCGACCGCAACTACGGCGCCAGCCGTTCCCGTGCCGACACCGGCCGCGAAGCCGAAGGCCGTCGCCAGCAAGGCTGGTCCATCGCCTGCTCCTGCGACGCCTGCTTCTGTAGCTGCAGCGAAGCCGGCCGCTGCACCCGCACCGCTCGTCGCCACCGCGCGCCCGCCGCTTAAGCCGACGCTGTCGGCCGAACCATCCGCTCCGGCTTCCGGCGGCGGCACCGGCGCGGTGCTGTCTGGCGCAGCTCCGGTGGTCTCGGCGAATTCCTTTTCGGACCGCTTCTCGGCGATGCGCTAG
- the secA gene encoding preprotein translocase subunit SecA has product MIGALARKFFGSANDRRVKGYQSRVAAINALEPEVAALSDDALKARTAEFKAQLEAGKTLDDLLVPAFATVREAAKRTLGQRHFDVQLIGGMVLHEGDIAEMKTGEGKTLVATLAVYLNALAGQGVHVVTVNDYLAKRDSGWMGQIYSFLGLTTGVIVHGLDDAERQAAYACDITYGTNNEYGFDYLRDNMKYRLEDMVQRKHFYAIVDEVDSILIDEARTPLIISGPLDDRSEFYNTIDTFLPKLEKVIDFEVDEKQRTVTLTEAGMEKIETLLRDAGQLKGETLYDVENVSVVHHINQALRAHSLFNRDKDYIVRDDEVIIIDEFTGRMMQGRRYSEGLHQALEAKEHVTVQPENQTLASITFQNYFRMYKKLAGMTGTALTEADELFDIYKLEVVEVPTNVGIGRMDEDDEVYRTQDEKHAAILAEIERANARMQPVLVGTASIEKSEVLGEYLLKNGYKLIDFTKPKAMDKLYAAARSGKPAKLFAVLNARFHEQEAYIVAEAGVPGAITIATNMAGRGTDIKLGGSVEMRAQIETAEIADEAEKAAKIAEIKAEIERFREIVLSAKEVVEIEPAKGSKPAKTVEKPGGLYIMGSERHESRRIDNQLRGRSGRQGDPGRSKFFLSLEDDLMRIFGSDRLDTMLTRLGLKEGEAIIHPWINKALEKAQQKVEARNFDIRKNLLKYDDVQNDQRKVIFEQRVDLMQNDSVAETVNDMRRAFVEDLVTKHVPENQYAEQWDVAGLKEELKRVLDLDLPVDEWAKEEGIADEELLNRIEQKADEHMAAKVAQWGPDVMRYVEKTILLQTLDHLWREHLVMLDHLRQVIGLRGYGQRDPLQEYKAEAFNLFEAMISNLREAVTAQLMRVEIVPPDVQPELPVMEAHKLDYNTGEDEMAFANAALAPMGQQQPAVARDPNNQDTWGKVGRNEDCPCGSGKKFKHCHGRYA; this is encoded by the coding sequence ATGATCGGCGCGCTCGCCCGCAAGTTCTTCGGCTCTGCCAACGACCGCCGCGTCAAGGGATATCAATCGCGTGTTGCCGCGATCAACGCGCTGGAACCTGAGGTCGCAGCGCTGTCGGACGATGCGCTCAAAGCGCGTACCGCCGAGTTCAAGGCACAGTTAGAGGCCGGCAAGACTCTCGACGATCTCCTCGTTCCCGCTTTCGCCACCGTCCGCGAAGCCGCCAAGCGCACCCTCGGCCAGCGTCACTTCGACGTGCAGCTGATCGGCGGCATGGTGCTGCATGAGGGCGACATCGCCGAGATGAAGACCGGCGAAGGCAAGACGCTGGTCGCCACCCTCGCCGTCTATCTGAACGCGCTCGCCGGCCAGGGCGTGCATGTCGTGACCGTCAACGACTACCTCGCCAAGCGCGACAGCGGCTGGATGGGTCAGATCTACTCGTTCCTGGGCCTCACCACCGGCGTGATCGTTCACGGCCTCGACGATGCCGAGCGCCAGGCGGCATATGCCTGCGACATCACCTACGGCACCAACAACGAATACGGCTTCGATTATCTGCGCGACAACATGAAGTACCGGCTGGAGGACATGGTCCAGCGCAAGCACTTCTATGCCATCGTCGACGAAGTCGATTCCATCCTGATCGACGAAGCGCGCACGCCATTGATCATTTCCGGCCCGCTCGACGATCGCTCGGAATTCTACAACACCATCGACACCTTCCTGCCCAAGCTTGAAAAGGTCATCGACTTCGAGGTCGACGAGAAGCAGCGCACCGTGACGCTGACCGAAGCCGGCATGGAGAAGATCGAAACGCTGCTGCGCGATGCCGGCCAGCTCAAGGGCGAGACGCTGTATGACGTCGAGAACGTCTCCGTCGTGCATCACATCAATCAGGCGCTGCGCGCCCACTCGCTGTTCAACCGCGACAAGGACTACATCGTCCGCGACGACGAAGTGATCATCATCGACGAGTTCACCGGCCGCATGATGCAGGGCCGCCGTTATTCGGAGGGCCTGCACCAGGCACTGGAAGCCAAGGAACACGTCACCGTCCAGCCGGAAAACCAGACGCTGGCCTCGATCACGTTCCAGAACTACTTCCGCATGTACAAGAAGCTGGCCGGCATGACCGGCACGGCGCTGACCGAAGCGGACGAACTGTTCGACATCTACAAGCTCGAAGTCGTCGAAGTGCCCACCAATGTCGGCATCGGCCGCATGGACGAGGACGACGAGGTCTATCGCACCCAGGACGAGAAGCACGCCGCCATCCTCGCCGAGATCGAGCGCGCCAATGCGCGGATGCAGCCGGTGCTGGTCGGCACCGCGTCGATCGAAAAATCGGAAGTCCTTGGCGAGTATCTGCTCAAGAACGGCTACAAGCTGATCGACTTCACCAAGCCGAAGGCGATGGACAAGCTCTACGCGGCCGCGCGTTCCGGCAAGCCGGCGAAACTGTTCGCGGTGCTGAATGCGCGCTTCCACGAGCAGGAGGCCTATATCGTCGCCGAAGCCGGCGTCCCCGGCGCCATCACCATCGCCACCAACATGGCCGGCCGCGGCACCGACATCAAACTCGGCGGCTCGGTCGAGATGCGCGCGCAGATCGAGACGGCCGAGATCGCCGACGAGGCCGAGAAGGCCGCCAAAATCGCCGAGATCAAGGCCGAGATCGAACGTTTCCGCGAGATCGTGCTGAGCGCCAAGGAAGTGGTCGAGATCGAGCCGGCCAAGGGCAGCAAGCCGGCCAAGACCGTCGAGAAGCCCGGCGGCCTCTACATCATGGGCTCCGAGCGCCATGAGTCACGCCGCATCGACAACCAGCTCCGCGGCCGCTCCGGCCGTCAGGGTGACCCCGGCCGCTCAAAGTTCTTCCTGTCGCTGGAAGACGACCTGATGCGCATCTTCGGCTCGGATCGTCTCGATACGATGCTGACGCGCCTCGGCCTGAAGGAAGGCGAAGCGATCATCCACCCGTGGATCAACAAGGCGCTCGAGAAGGCCCAGCAGAAGGTCGAAGCGCGCAACTTCGACATCCGCAAGAACCTGCTCAAATATGACGACGTGCAGAACGACCAGCGCAAGGTTATCTTCGAGCAGCGCGTCGATCTGATGCAGAACGACAGCGTCGCCGAGACCGTCAATGATATGCGCCGCGCCTTCGTCGAGGACCTCGTTACCAAACACGTGCCGGAGAACCAGTATGCCGAGCAGTGGGACGTGGCCGGCCTGAAGGAAGAGCTCAAACGCGTGCTCGACCTCGATCTTCCGGTGGACGAATGGGCCAAGGAAGAAGGCATTGCCGACGAGGAGCTGCTCAACCGTATCGAGCAGAAGGCCGACGAGCATATGGCCGCGAAGGTCGCCCAGTGGGGCCCCGACGTGATGCGCTACGTCGAGAAGACGATCCTGCTGCAGACGCTGGATCATCTGTGGCGCGAGCATCTGGTGATGCTAGATCACCTGCGTCAGGTCATCGGCCTGCGCGGCTATGGCCAGCGCGATCCGCTGCAGGAATACAAGGCGGAAGCCTTCAACCTGTTCGAGGCCATGATCTCCAATCTGCGCGAGGCCGTCACCGCGCAATTGATGCGCGTCGAGATCGTGCCGCCGGACGTGCAGCCCGAACTGCCTGTCATGGAAGCCCACAAGCTCGACTACAACACCGGCGAGGACGAAATGGCCTTCGCCAATGCGGCGTTGGCACCGATGGGCCAGCAGCAGCCCGCCGTCGCCCGCGATCCGAACAACCAGGACACCTGGGGCAAGGTCGGCCGCAACGAGGATTGCCCCTGCGGCTCCGGCAAGAAGTTCAAGCACTGTCACGGGCGGTATGCGTGA
- a CDS encoding BolA family protein translates to MTMKDNITKKLTEAFAPLSLDVTDESHLHAGHMGHRPEGETHFRVNIVSEAFEGKSRIDRHRMINELLTAELAGTVHALALKPQTPKEAG, encoded by the coding sequence ATGACCATGAAAGATAACATCACAAAGAAGCTGACAGAGGCTTTCGCGCCCCTCAGCCTCGACGTGACCGATGAATCGCATCTGCATGCCGGTCACATGGGCCACCGCCCGGAGGGTGAAACCCACTTCAGGGTGAATATTGTGTCGGAGGCCTTCGAAGGGAAGAGCCGGATCGACCGCCATCGCATGATCAACGAACTGCTGACGGCGGAACTCGCGGGAACGGTACATGCGCTGGCGCTGAAACCGCAGACGCCGAAAGAAGCGGGCTAG